Proteins from one Sabethes cyaneus chromosome 2, idSabCyanKW18_F2, whole genome shotgun sequence genomic window:
- the LOC128736567 gene encoding potassium/sodium hyperpolarization-activated cyclic nucleotide-gated channel 1-like yields the protein MCYLDQTSPLSREVFRSDTAMKREISRHISFYASTIHPFSYLRFYWECIMIVTFALAFIVLPYDVVYLYHPDEYDVLSWFHVLVLCVDFICLIDICFNIRTGYYVKERQYVELSSRKIANRYVRFWFWVDLISSAPDPLFSHYIVPKHALHHPFIGCLNKRELHFGCFWDSWKVLSVMKIFRLPTFLRYVSNVFKRFRIRRNVLKFTSVATIILLSFHWMACIIFLVPRLAQGTDPELIDPQSWTVKEDLWSEEPIKRYIEALARTVYMLAMVTHSIDLFMTDEDVVMDIFAIILGYVLKIFIIAELLIFIRIMFSSTTKYHEQRHELQNYIRHEQLPAPLHKQLLQYYNYRVANLYSRKPMIDQVTGDQFQLAIREDVGGPLINEVTLFRSTLPADVIRKLLSECRYQIFLKDDLVVNAARGSACSDMVFVIRGTVAIYTSTWHEVLHLEDGEHFGEYQLVLDDPDIKHSNIVAIETSEIYILDKSTFKEIISQYPVLHEQIRFLARERYDALVALEKNLVLETIEEAETIRRTRKFYQ from the exons ATGTGCTACCTGGATCAAACAAGTCCTTTGAGTCGGGAAGTCTTTCGCAGTGATACAGCTATGAAACGGGAGATTTCGCGGCACATCAGTTTCTATGCGAGCACGATACATCCTTTCAGTTATTTACG GTTTTACTGGGAATGTATCATGATCGTTACGTTTGCCCTTGCTTTCATAGTCCTGCCGTACGATGTAGTCTACCTGTATCATCCTGATGAGTACGATGTCCTGTCCTGGTTTCATGTACTCGTTTTATGCGTTG ATTTCATCTGCCTAATTGACATTTGTTTCAACATCCGGACCGGCTACTACGTGAAAGAGCGGCAATATGTCGAACTGAGCTCCCGAAAAATAGCCAATCGTTACGTACGGTTTTGGTTCTGGGTTGATCTGATAAGCTCGGCACCTGATCCGCTGTTTTCGCATTACATT GTACCCAAACATGCCTTGCATCACCCGTTTATCGGATGTCTTAACAAACGGGAGTTACATTTTGgatgtttctgggattcatgGAAAGTGCTTTCGGTCATGAAAATTTTCCGTCTACCGACCTTTCTGCGCTACGTTAGCAACGTATTCAAACGATTTCGTATTCGCCGAAATGTGCTTAAGTTCACATCGGTCGCTACTATTATTTTGCTGTCCTTCCACTGGATGGCATGCATAATATTTCTGGTGCCACGCTTGGCTCAAGGAACCGATCCGGAACTGATCGATCCACAGTCCTGGACTGTGAAGGAAGATCTATGGAGCGAAGAGCCGA TTAAGCGTTATATCGAAGCACTGGCCCGAACGGTTTATATGTTAGCCATGGTGACCCACTCTATCGACCTATTCATGACTGACGAAGACGTTGTGATGGACATCTTTGCCATAATTCTAGGATATGtactaaaaattttcattattgCGGAGTTGCTCATATTCATCAGAATCATGTTTTCTAGTACCACGAAG TATCACGAACAACGACACGAACTGCAAAACTACATTCGACACGAGCAGCTTCCGGCACCGTTGCATAAACAATTGCTCCAATACTACAACTACAGGGTGGCTAATTTGTACAGTAGGAAACCGATGATTGATCAAGTAACCGGCGATCAGTTCCAGCTTGCTATTCGAGAGGATGTTGGTGGCCCTTTGATAAACGAAGTTACACTATTCCGTAGCACCCTGCCGGCGGACGTGATTCGTAAACTTCTGTCGGAATGTAGGTACCAAATTTTTCTAAAAGATGACCTAGTGGTAAACGCGGCTCGGGGTAGCGCATGTTCGGACATGGTGTTCGTCATTCGTGGCACGGTCGCCATCTATACCAGTACGTGGCACGAAGTACTTCACCTGGAGGATGGTGAACATTTCGGTGAATATCAGCTGGTTCTGGATGACCCCGACATT aaacattcaaatattgtGGCAATCGAAACTAGTGAAATATACATTCTTG ATAAGTCGACCTTTAAGGAGATAATTTCACAATATCCAGTCTTGCACGAACAGATTAGGTTTTTAGCACGTGAGCGCTACGATGCGTTAGTTGCTTTGGAGAAAAATTTAGTGCTAGAAACCATTGAAGAAGCTGAAACTATAAGACGCACCAGAAAATTTTACCAGTAA